GATCGAGGCGGGCCTCGAGCTCGGCGGCTACCTGCCGAAGCAGCGCGCGCCGCGTCCGCGCCGCAAGCCCACCGCCTCCTAGGCCTTCGGCTGCTGCAGCTGCACGAGGTTGCCGCACGTGTCGTCGAAGACGGCGATGAGCGCCATGCCGACGTCGGTCGGCGGCTGCGTGAAGACGACGCCCGCGGCCTCGAGGCGCGCGTGCTCGGCGGCGAGGTCGTCGACCTGCAGCACGAGCAGCGGGATGCCGTCCTCGCGCAGCGCGTCGCGGTACGGCGCGACCGCGGGGTGGCCGCTGGGCTCGAGCAGCAGCTCGATGCCGCCCTCGTCGCCCGGCTCGACGAGCGTGAGCCACGCGTCGGCGCCCAGCGGCACGTCGTGCTTCACGGCGAAGCCGAGCGTCTCGGTGTAGAACGTGCGGGCGGCGGCCTGGTCGTCGACGAAGACGCTCGTCAGTCGGATCCTCATGGTGCGGTCCTCTCGGAGTCGGTGGATGCGGGGATGCGCCACCGCTCGACGATCTCGGCGAGCGGAGCGGGGTCGAACGTGTGCACCTTCGTGCGGCCGCGACGCTCGGCGCGCACGAGGCCGGCCTCCTCGAGCACAGCGAGGTGCTGCGAGATCGCCTGCCGCGACGACGTGAGGCCGTGCCGCATCGCGAGCGCGCCGCACAGCTCGAAGAGCGTCTGCTCGTCGCGCTCGCTCAGCAGGTCGAGCAGCAGACGCCGGGTCTCGTCGTCGATCGCGCGGTAGACGTCGGGCACGGGATCGACGATATGCAAGCGTTGGGTTGCATGTCAAGGGCAAGCGACGAGTTGCATGTCTTCGACGCTCCTACGCCGCGAAGCGCCTCCGGCCGACGTGCTCCCATGGGATGCGGCGCTCGAGCTGGCGGCCGATGGCGAGCAGCGTCGCCTCCTCGCCAGGGCGCCCGATGAGGTGCGCGCCCATCGGCAGCCCCTCGGCGGTCTCGTGCACCGGCAGCGTGATGGCCGGCAGGCCCGAGACGTTCACGAACGACGTGTGCGGCGTGTGGCGCACCTGCTGGCGGAACGACTCCTCGGGGTCGTCGCCGTACCAGTCGAGCGGGCGGGCGGGCAGCGCCGTCGTGGGCGTGAGCACGGCGTCGTACGGCGCGAACGCCGTGACGACGGTGCGCTCGTAGGCGGTGAACAGGGCCACGCCCTGCGTGACCTGTCCGGGCGTGAGCGCGCGCCCCGCATCCGCGAGCCACGCCGTGAGCGGCTCGACCCGCTCGCGCTGCGCGTCGGTGAACGGGATGCCGGCGGCGCCGAACTGCCAGAGCGTGCGGAACGTGTCGGCGTAGCCGGGCAAGGCCGGCATCGCGAGGTCGTCGACGTCGTGGCCGAGCGCCGAGAGCTCGCGCACGGCGACGGCGACGGCGTCGCGCGCGTCCTGCGAGATCGCGACGTCGACGGCGTCGTCCCACGGCGTGCCCTCGAGCACGGCGATGCGGAACCGGCCCTCGCCGCGCGTCGCGGCCGCGAGCAGCGAGCCGCCGTCGAGCTCGGGCGAGCGCAGCGTCGTGCGGTGCGGCACGACGCCGTTGACGCGGCCGAGCATGGCCTCCATCAGCAGCGCGGCGTCGCGCACCGTGCGCGCGATGGGGCCGGCGACCGACAGGCCGCCGATCTGCCCGAGGCCCGAGTGGGCCGGCACGCGACCGCGCGACGGCTTGAGGCCCACGAGGCCGCAGACGGAGGCGGGGATGCGGATGGAGCCGCCGCCGTCGCTGCCGGGCGCAAACGGCAGCAGACCCGCGGCGACTGCGGCGGCCGCACCGCCCGACGAGCCGCCCGCACCGAGGTCGGGGCGGCCGGGCAGCGTCGTGTGGCCCGTGAGGGCGCTCGACGTGTGCCCCGAGAAGCCGAACTCCGGCGTCGCCGTCTTGCCGAGGCTCACGCCGCCCGCGGCGTCGAGCACGTCGACGATCGGATCGGAGACCGAGGGCACGAAGCCCTCGCGTGCGCGCGAGCCGAACTGCGTCGGCACGCCGGCGCGCTGCACGAGGTCCTTGTCGGCGAACGGCAGGCCGAGGATGACGGGCGTGCGGTCGTCGGCGGCGTCGATCGCATCGGCGCGGGCGAGCGCGGCATCGACGGTGACCGTGACGAAGGCGTTGGACGCGTCGCGCTCGATGCGGGCGAGGTAGTGCTCGGCGACCTCTCGGGCGGAGACGCGCCTGCGATGCAGGGCGTCCCAGAGGTCGAGGGCCGTGAGCTCGTGCAGCGCCGTCACCGTTCGAGCCTAACGACCCGTCGGCGACGCTCCCCCACCAGCTGGTCGAGGAGCGCGCGAGCGCAGCGAGCACGCGTCACGAGACCACGCGACGTGCGCGCTCGACGCGACCATGCGCATGGCTGGCCAGGAGCCGCGGTCGCGTGGTCTCGTGACGCGTGCTCGCCCAGGGGCTCGCGCGCTCCTCGACCAGCTGCGGGACCTACGAGTACCGACCCGCCCTGCGCTGCTGCCGCATCCGCTCGGTGCGCTCGCGCATCTGGTCGCGGGAGACGTAGTTCGTGAGCTCCTTGAAGGGGTCGCGGCCGACGAAGCGCGGCACCTCCGCGCGCAGCGCGGCGACGGCCTTCGCGAGCTCGAAGTACTCGCCGATGCGCGTGCCGTGGCCCGGGTCGATGTGCCGCAGCCGCGCCTCGAATCGCTCGGTGCCCTGCACGACGATGCGCCGCACGGTGCCGCGACTCACGCCCGCGACCGACACGAGCCACAAGCCCTCGCCGAGCGCCGTCACGATGGCCTGCGTGCCCGCCGCCTGCGCAGCCGCGACGGCCTTCGCCTCGGCCTCGATGCGGGCCGCCTTCCACTCGTCGTACGTCGCCATGGCGCGAGCATGGCACCGAGCACCGACACGACCCGCGCCTCCCCCGGGATGCCCCGGTACCGGCGCGCGTCCACCCGGGGTACCACGGCATCCGCGGCAGGTTCCTCCCCTGCGACGACGCGGCGACCCGCCCCGCACGGGCACGGTGGATGCATGATCGTTGCAGAGCACCTCACCAAGCGCTACGGCGCGAAGGTCGCGGTCGACGACGTCGGCTTCGAGGTCCGCCCGGGCCTCGTCACCGGCTTCCTCGGCCCCAACGGTGCGGGCAAGTCCACCACGATGCGCATGATCGTCGGACTCGACCGCCCCGACGCCGGATCCGTCACCGTCTCCGGCGTGCCCTACCGCGAGCTGCGCTCGCCGCTCACCGAGGTCGGCGCGCTGCTCGACGCCAAGGCGTGGCACCCCGGCCGCACCGCGGAGCGGCACCTGCTGGGCCTCGCCGCCACGCACGGCATCGGCAAGGACCGCGTGCGGGAGGTGCTCGAGATCACCGGTCTCGAGTCCGTCGCCCGCAAGCGCGTCGGCGGCTTCTCGCTCGGCATGGGCCAGCGGCTCGGCATCGCGTCGGCGCTGCTCGGCGACCCGCACACGCTCATCCTCGACGAGCCCGTCAACGGCCTCGACCCCGAGGGCGTCGCCTGGGTGCGCCGCCTGCTGCGCGGCCTCGCCGCCGAGGGTCGGGCCGTGCTGCTGTCGTCGCACCTCATGAGCGAGATGGCGCAGGTCGCCGACCGCGTCGTCGTGCTCGGCAAGGGCCGCGTGCTCGCCGACCAGTCGATCGACGAGATGCTCGGCGTGCAGGGCGGGCCCGTCGTGCTCGTGCGCGGCACCGGCGTCGACCGCCTGGCGCACCTGCTCGCATCCGACGACGTCACCACGACGCAGATCGCCCCCGACGCCGTCGAGGTGTCGGGCGTGCCCGCGCCGCGCATCGCCGAGGTCGCAGTGGGCGCCGGCATCGGCATCGAGGAGCTCGCGCCCCGCAAGGCGACGCTCGAGGAGCGCTACATGGCGCTCACGAGCGACGCCGTCGAGTACAGGACGGAGGCGGTCCGATGAGCACCGCAGCAGCCACGACCGACGCGCCCGACGTGCGTCGCGCCACCTACCGCGAGACCCCGCACCACGTGTCGTTCGGCGGCGTGCTGCGCTCGGAGTGGATCAAGCTCACGAGCGTGCGCTCCATCGGATGGGCGATCGCGATCGCCGTCGTCATCACCGCGGGCCTCGGCGCCCTCGCGACGCTCGCGACCCTCGCGACGGCGCCCGAGGACATGCCGCTCGAGGCGCTGTTCGCGCAGGTGCCCATCGCATCCCTCGGATCGTCGGGCCTGCTGGTGTCGCAGCTCGTGTTCGCGATCATCGGCGTCATCGCCATCACGGGCGAGTACGGCTCGGGCCAGATCCGCTCGTCGTTCACGGCCGTGCCGTCGCGCCTGCCCGTGCTGGGCGCGAAGGCGCTCGTGCTGGGCCTCATCGCGTTCGTCGCGAGCGGCCTCGCCCTCGCCGTCGGCATGGCCTCGACGATCGGTGTCGCCGCATCCTTCGGCGTCGCGATCGATGACATGGGCATCGACGCGTCCGTCGGCTACGCCGTGCTCGGCGGCGCCGTGTACCTCGCGCTGCTCACGGTGTTCTCCCTCGCGGTCGGCGCCCTCGTGCGCTCGGGCGCCGGCGGCATCGCGATCGCGCTCGGCGTGCTGCTCGTGCTGCCCGTCGTCATGGGTCTCATCCCGTTCGAGTGGGTGCAGGATGCGTCGCCGTACCTGCTGTCGAACGGCGGCATGCAGCTGTCGCTGCCGGGCCTCGAGCCCACGAGCGACTTCTGGCGCGGGCTCGCCGTGACGGCCGCGTGGCCGGCCGTCGCGCTCGTCGGCGCAGCGGCCGCACTCGTCAGGCGCGACGCGTAGGGTCGAGCCTCGTGACGACCGCGCACGGCACCCCCGACGTCCGCGTCGGGGGTGCCGTCGCGCTGCCGCGTCCGCCCGGCGTGCTGCGCCGGTTCACGGC
The sequence above is a segment of the Agrococcus jejuensis genome. Coding sequences within it:
- a CDS encoding ABC transporter permease — protein: MSTAAATTDAPDVRRATYRETPHHVSFGGVLRSEWIKLTSVRSIGWAIAIAVVITAGLGALATLATLATAPEDMPLEALFAQVPIASLGSSGLLVSQLVFAIIGVIAITGEYGSGQIRSSFTAVPSRLPVLGAKALVLGLIAFVASGLALAVGMASTIGVAASFGVAIDDMGIDASVGYAVLGGAVYLALLTVFSLAVGALVRSGAGGIAIALGVLLVLPVVMGLIPFEWVQDASPYLLSNGGMQLSLPGLEPTSDFWRGLAVTAAWPAVALVGAAAALVRRDA
- a CDS encoding ArsR/SmtB family transcription factor; translation: MPDVYRAIDDETRRLLLDLLSERDEQTLFELCGALAMRHGLTSSRQAISQHLAVLEEAGLVRAERRGRTKVHTFDPAPLAEIVERWRIPASTDSERTAP
- a CDS encoding ATP-binding cassette domain-containing protein — protein: MIVAEHLTKRYGAKVAVDDVGFEVRPGLVTGFLGPNGAGKSTTMRMIVGLDRPDAGSVTVSGVPYRELRSPLTEVGALLDAKAWHPGRTAERHLLGLAATHGIGKDRVREVLEITGLESVARKRVGGFSLGMGQRLGIASALLGDPHTLILDEPVNGLDPEGVAWVRRLLRGLAAEGRAVLLSSHLMSEMAQVADRVVVLGKGRVLADQSIDEMLGVQGGPVVLVRGTGVDRLAHLLASDDVTTTQIAPDAVEVSGVPAPRIAEVAVGAGIGIEELAPRKATLEERYMALTSDAVEYRTEAVR
- a CDS encoding VOC family protein, yielding MRIRLTSVFVDDQAAARTFYTETLGFAVKHDVPLGADAWLTLVEPGDEGGIELLLEPSGHPAVAPYRDALREDGIPLLVLQVDDLAAEHARLEAAGVVFTQPPTDVGMALIAVFDDTCGNLVQLQQPKA
- a CDS encoding amidase, with the translated sequence MTALHELTALDLWDALHRRRVSAREVAEHYLARIERDASNAFVTVTVDAALARADAIDAADDRTPVILGLPFADKDLVQRAGVPTQFGSRAREGFVPSVSDPIVDVLDAAGGVSLGKTATPEFGFSGHTSSALTGHTTLPGRPDLGAGGSSGGAAAAVAAGLLPFAPGSDGGGSIRIPASVCGLVGLKPSRGRVPAHSGLGQIGGLSVAGPIARTVRDAALLMEAMLGRVNGVVPHRTTLRSPELDGGSLLAAATRGEGRFRIAVLEGTPWDDAVDVAISQDARDAVAVAVRELSALGHDVDDLAMPALPGYADTFRTLWQFGAAGIPFTDAQRERVEPLTAWLADAGRALTPGQVTQGVALFTAYERTVVTAFAPYDAVLTPTTALPARPLDWYGDDPEESFRQQVRHTPHTSFVNVSGLPAITLPVHETAEGLPMGAHLIGRPGEEATLLAIGRQLERRIPWEHVGRRRFAA